From a single Bemisia tabaci chromosome 10, PGI_BMITA_v3 genomic region:
- the bab1 gene encoding uncharacterized protein bab1 isoform X1 translates to MEEGAEARDSRPSKTFHLSKSMHNSADGSSGESLCLATKSKTGTEEEFIKNEPGAYPLLKVLKINNATFSDSTEPSVTSVDRSLEWTVMNIKPEPDDQPLVQVFKSEDSIPGIGYDDFEPTIGPDPACGELVVHIKNETTVSPKMNVLEENDASFIGSSPVEDRPLKDAKTEFSGNFYEPRSYLTMVEYAQSDVGHDKISRNDRAYLSLAHSNSSYDVKSITFNLVPFGIESDKTQNVAVACNNKFKRHTETELIASEAEKESYDPDTNHGATRISSANHQTPNRIGAAERKTKREGKNQTIGSLTNDQTLIRIGTAKRETKREGKNQAVGSSANDQTPIRICAAVRKTKREGKNQVIRTRNKTFNDPTATHTSVRTSIRVSATKQKKNHIVKDQVVSAKGHISGNYAARHTSSTEHQTSVHDCAKHHKKNQQAFDQAIEADRKNFDNFPAARLTLTRERASVKIEATEPRKKQKGKKQISRAEVIKSQDSEATRTSPINDPIPSRFGVTKRKRQTPNRRCKKETIRAKKENCNEPKASKSKEMRKCMRQHSGVENETSALAPNLKVRSLRSTVTSDKATAMYRRNPSGKFSSKDGECQETPKSKAQVSRSKAYNSAYAKDGKVPIPTSQHSVTQDVTTAMHHRNHCGKLSSKRNESQEARKGKDQVSRVEDDSAHPRNVSVPTSHTVTFDKTTGLSRCNPCRKLFSRKENAIKHLLYSCEAAASRKKKLAGVSFGYVSRTPECFNGAKKERPWCRKCRKYFSCPDSLQKHMKSVHGRTRPAGPERTFECGECGKSYLSRDYLKVHLARHRQWANTASRVCGVCRASFADSYSFSRHMRWAHRPAPKPLSSTLRPSCEGCGSSFSKSSCLTKHLKRPGIRDFTVTKAGRKCDVCGRVFSREAFLKCHLVSRFRSDGKVCRLCCAYFDEPRELDDHCRSEHPKIEESDEKNAPREPESEAFVVPPVYSCHHCGVGYRKKGYLSNHIHRRCAAIEL, encoded by the coding sequence ATGGAAGAAGGGGCTGAAGCAAGGGACAGCAGGCCCTCTAAGACGTTTCATCTTTCCAAGTCGATGCACAATTCGGCGGACGGATCTTCCGGAGAGAGCTTATGTCTCGCGACAAAATCCAAGACGGGAACTGAAGAAGAGTTTATTAAAAATGAACCAGGAGCTTATCCCTTattgaaggtattgaaaattAATAATGCGACTTTTTCGGATTCAACTGAACCAAGCGTAACTAGTGTAGATCGATCGTTGGAATGGACAGTTATGAACATAAAACCCGAACCTGATGATCAACCGCTCGTACAGGTGTTCAAATCAGAGGATTCAATCCCAGGAATTGGCTATGATGATTTCGAACCAACCATCGGGCCCGATCCTGCATGTGGGGAACTCGTGGTgcatataaaaaatgaaaccacCGTTTCGCCGAAGATGAACGTGCTTGAGGAAAATGACGCTTCTTTCATCGGATCGTCTCCTGTTGAAGATCGACCCCTAAAAGACGCGAAAACTGAGTTCTCTGGAAATTTTTACGAGCCGAGATCGTATCTTACCATGGTAGAATATGCACAGAGCGACGTAGGTCATGACAAGATCTCGCGCAATGATAGAGCTTATCTATCTCTCGCCCATAGCAACTCATCGTATGACGTGAAATCTATAACGTTTAATTTGGTTCCCTTCGGGATCGAGTCTGACAAAACCCAGAACGTCGCTGTTGCTTGCAATAACAAATTCAAACGACACACCGAAACTGAACTCATCGCCAGTGAAGCTGAGAAAGAAAGTTATGATCCTGACACAAACCACGGAGCAACGCGCATAAGCTCTGCCAATCACCAGACACCAAATCGTATCGGTGCAGCTGAGCGCAAGACAAAGCGAGAAGGGAAGAATCAAACAATAGGAAGCTTAACCAATGACCAAACACTAATTCGTATCGGCACAGCTAAGCGCGAGACAAAGCGAGAAGGGAAGAATCAAGCAGTTGGAAGCTCAGCCAATGACCAAACACCAATTCGTATTTGTGCAGCTGTGCGCAAGACAAAACGAGAAGGGAAGAATCAAGTTATAAGGACTAGAAATAAGACTTTTAATGACCCAACAGCAACGCACACAAGCGTTCGAACATCAATTCGTGTCAGTGCAACGAAGCAAAAGAAGAACCATATAGTTAAGGATCAAGTCGTCAGCGCTAAGGGCCACATTTCCGGTAACTATGCAGCACGCCACACAAGCTCAACCGAGCATCAAACCTCAGTTCATGACTGTGCAAAGCACCATAAGAAAAACCAACAAGCTTTTGATCAAGCCATTGAGGCTGATCgtaaaaattttgataactTTCCAGCAGCTCGCTTAACCCTAACTCGTGAGCGTGCATCGGTCAAGATCGAGGCAACTGAGCCtagaaagaaacaaaaaggcAAGAAACAAATCAGCAGGGCTGAAGTCATAAAGTCTCAGGACTCTGAAGCTACCCGAACTAGTCCAATCAATGACCCAATCCCAAGTCGTTTTGGCGTGACTAAGCGCAAGAGACAGACACCGAACCGAAGATGCAAGAAAGAAACAATAAGGGCCAAGAAGGAGAATTGCAATGAGCCTAAAGCAAGTAAGAGTAAGGAAATGCGAAAATGCATGCGTCAACATTCCGGGGTCGAGAACGAAACCAGCGCTCTTGCGCCTAATCTCAAGGTTCGTTCCTTACGAAGCACTGTAACGTCCGATAAGGCTACGGCGATGTATCGTCGCAATCCTAGTGGGAAATTTTCCTCAAAGGATGGTGAATGCCAGGAGACGCCAAAGAGCAAGGCTCAAGTGTCTAGGAGCAAAGCCTATAATAGCGCTTATGCGAAAGATGGCAAGGTTCCGATTCCCACATCGCAACATTCTGTAACTCAAGACGTAACAACAGCGATGCACCATCGCAACCATTGTGGGAAACTTTCCTCTAAGAGGAATGAAAGCCAGGAAGCGCGGAAAGGCAAGGATCAAGTCTCCAGGGTCGAAGACGATAGTGCTCACCCCCGAAATGTGTCAGTTCCCACTTCACATACTGTAACGTTCGACAAAACAACGGGGCTGTCCCGTTGCAATCCTTGCAGAAAACTTTTCTCTAGGAAGGAAAATGCGATCAAACACCTTTTGTACAGTTGCGAAGCAGCCGCTTCGAGGAAGAAAAAACTCGCCGGTGTTTCTTTCGGCTACGTTAGCCGGACGCCGGAATGTTTCAACGGCGCCAAAAAAGAACGTCCGTGGTGTCGTAAATGCCGGAAATATTTCTCCTGCCCAGATTCgctgcaaaaacacatgaaaaGCGTCCACGGCCGCACGCGCCCTGCCGGTCCCGAGAGAACTTTCGAGTGCGGAGAATGTGGCAAATCATACTTGAGCAGGGATTATTTGAAAGTTCACCTGGCGCGACATCGCCAATGGGCGAATACAGCCTCCCGCGTTTGCGGTGTATGTCGGGCGTCTTTCGCCGACTCCTACTCGTTCAGTCGGCACATGCGCTGGGCCCACCGACCCGCGCCGAAGCCTCTCAGCTCCACCCTAAGGCCGAGCTGTGAAGGTTGCGGGTCCTCCTTCTCGAAGAGCAGCTGTCTGACGAAACACCTGAAGCGACCCGGGATCAGGGACTTCACCGTCACGAAAGCGGGACGTAAGTGTGATGTCTGCGGGAGGGTCTTCAGCAGAGAGGCCTTTCTCAAGTGTCATCTGGTGTCGCGCTTCAGGAGTGACGGGAAGGTCTGTCGGCTCTGTTGTGCTTATTTCGATGAGCCCCGGGAACTGGATGACCATTGTCGATCGGAGCATCCGAAAATCGAAGAGTCCGACGAAAAGAACGCGCCGAGAGAACCGGAATCCGAGGCTTTTGTTGTTCCGCCCGTTTATTCTTGCCATCATTGCGGAGTGGGCTACCGGAAGAAAGGCTACCTCTCGAATCACATCCACCGGCGATGTGCGGCTATTGAGCTCTGA